The stretch of DNA aaaataaaaataatggcagAAATAATCAGTTGATTCAATcttggattttaattttttttttggcaaacactAGAGTagatcgagaaaaaaaaacattgaaaaagctTTCATCACCTGATTCATGAAGAATTTTTACagtcaagaattcaaaattgttttgaattttgagTTGATCTCATTTTTCTGTGTAAATGTAAGCTTATTAAACATTGTGATCATGCTGGATGAATTGTCACTTGTAAAATGATTCTTAGCCCATCTGTGAAAAGTGTGTTGCCAGTAACCTAGAAACACATTAtgattatcaatattttaattcaatGGATCGTTTCTATCATCCACACTAGGATTATCTCATGTCTTTAACAACAGATGCCTGTATGAAGTTTCAAAGCAGTCCTTTTCTTCTCCAAAAGACATTGCAGGCTCAGAATACTTCAGTCTTTCCAAGGGCATCTACTGACCTAACATGTGAATATACTTTTTCAGCATACAGACAGACCATAGGTCTTTTATTAGACAATGAAACTTAGTACTTTCACTTAACTATATATGTGTAACCTCTTTAATGTCACAATGGGGACATAAAGTAATCTTACAGTTTTGTTACAGTTGACCAATCTCAAGACATTTCAGTGAATCATAGTTCATTGTTGTCCTTTTGTTATATGAAATCATTCaataattaaattaataattattgcaatattttgttatgaggtatcttgaaaaatgtgtttataatgtTTGTTTAGATATGGAAAATGTCTACATTTTGTATCAAACACAATAAAATAGTATAagaataatgcaattaaaaaaaacaaaaacatggaaGGCCAGCTAGGGTCATCAAACACAGTAAGAAAATAATAAGAGATATGAAACTAATCTTAGAGAGAAATATGCATGCCAAAACAGTAAATGATataaaatcttcaaaaaaattgtcacacAAAAAAAATACGAGAGAGAATTTCCGTAGCTTCAATAGCAATTATGCAGTCCACAAAATGCTAATGAGAAATTGTTACTATCTGCAAAAGTTTATCTGTCACTAACATACAGCTGAATTAAGTCCTTTGTATAGCCCTCTCAAACTATTAAACAGAAATCTTTCAACAActgtataaataaaaatttaaaaaagaaatgacttAAATCTGTATATTACCctcttttggttatttttgttgttaggtTGTTGTCCCGTGACATTtaccccacatctccttttaacCATACTAATGTAATAATAAACATAAACAGaacaatttttctgcaccagatgcccATTTcaacaatcaatgtctcttcagtgaagctCGTGGCCGAAATAATTGACATGCTTGAATCTTAAAGCCAGATTGACCTGCGTATAGCACTTGCAAAGCTTTGAATTCAATATTTTCTTCTGTATGTCTGTTTTAGAATTAATAAAAAGAGATGTAAATGGTTATGCAATAGGAGGATTGAGTGGTGGCGAAGAAAAACAAGATTTTTGGAGAATGGTTTCACTGTCTACAGACATTTTACCTGATGATAAACCAAGATACTTGATGGGAGTAGGGTAAGGTTGAAAGAGATGTAGGggtaaaaagtagaataacaaaaataccaaactcccagtaaaattctaaacggaaagtccctaatcaaatggcaaaatcaaaagctcaaacacatcaagcaAATAGATAACAACTGGCATAATTTGTTTATCTCAATCCATCCATCTGTCTCATGAAATAAGCATTGCATTTTTTTCAGAAGTTTAACTCAgacttttatgaaatttaatttcaagcTTCAAAAAAGCATATTATACTGTTAGATACATTGTCTCATCCATTGCTCAGctttatgttttatttcaaatacttatatatttttatgcttaATGACTGTGTATGaaattttcttcacatttttctcaggaactatgCATCAGAGAAACCTAAAATTTGGTATCAagtttaatattattattgtttaccAAGTAATACAATTGCATAACAATGCTTACAAAAATcctgtttacataagacttatagtGGTAGTGTCATAAAGTGAACAAGTACatcttgtaatgttttttttaaatttttgacatttattatgaataatGGGGCAGATGGTGTAGTGCAAGGCCTGATAGTACCAGAGACCAAAATACATGGGAATTGGTCATTAAGTTTATAACAATCATGCCTGCCATATtaaatatggagatgtggtatgattgccaaggagtcCAAAATAACATGGATTTATGCAACATAGACAACTATTTTGTCTGATAAGAAAGTGTCATATTACTTCAAGTTTAACACTGTATTACCTATTTCTGCTTTGCTGGTTGTATTGTGCAGCTTTAGGATGGGacatgtttgattttgtttttatacgaccgcaaattttgaaaaaattttcgtcgtatattgctatcacgttggcgtctgcgtcgtcgtcgtcgtcgtcgtcgtcgtcgtcgtcgtcgtcgtcgtccggcgtccgaatacttttagttttcgcactctaactttagtaaaagtgaatagaaatctatgaaattttaacacaaggtttatgaccataaaaggaaggttggtattgattttgggagttttggtcccaacattttaggaataaggggccaaaaagggcccaaataagcattttcttggttttcgcaccataactttagtttaagttaatagaaatctatgaaattttgacacaaggtttatgaccacaaaagaaagattgggattgattttgggagttttggtttcaatagtttaggaataaggggccaataaagggcccaaataagcatttttcttggtttttgcacaataaccttaggttaagtaaatggaaatctatgaaatttaaacacaatgtttatgaccacaaaaggaaggttgatatttattttgggagtttaggacccaacagattaggaattaggggccaaaaagggacccaaataagcatttttcttggttttcgcactataatgttagtataagtaaatacaaatctatgaaatttaaacacaaggcttatgaccataaaaggaaggttggtattgattttgggagttttggtcccaacagtttaggaaaaaggggcccaaagggtccaaaattaaactttgtttgatttcatcaaaattgaataattggggttctttgatatgccgaatctaactgtatatgtagattctcaacttttggtcccgttttcaaattggtctacattaaggtccaaagggtccaaaattaaacttagtttgattttgacaaaaaatgaatcggttgggttctttgatatgttgaatctaaaaatgtacttagattcttgattattgaagtttttttggtccagttttcaaattggtctacattaaggtccaaagggtccaaaattaaactttgtttgatttcatcaaaaattgaatccttggggttctttgatatgccaaatctaactgtgtatgtagattcttcatttttggtcctgttttcaaatttcaaattctacattaaagtccaaagggtccaaaattaaactaagtttgattttaacaaaaattgaattcttgggcctctttgatatgctgaatctaaacatgtacttagatttttgattatgggcccagttttcaagttggtccaaatcaggatctaaaattattatattaagtattgtgcaatagcaagtcttttcaatcgcacagtattgtgcaatggcaagaaatatctagttgcacaatattgtgaaatagcaaatttttttttaattagagttatctttctttgtccagaatagtaagcaagaaatatcctatttgtgcaatagcaagaattttttttaattggagttatctttctttgtccagaatcaacttaaatctttgttatatacaatatacaatgtatatacactttttactaccaactgataaatttaaataatctttaccattcagtgataacaagcagtttttttacatcttaatattttatgatgtatttaaatgagtagttattgttgcaaactccattagaaatttgaattgatatcagttttgaaaaagggaaacggggatgtgaaaaaaaagggggggggggttaaatttttctcatttcagatttcataaataaaaagaaaatttcttcaaacatttttttgagaggattaatattcaacagcatagtgatttgctcaaaggcaaaaaaaaccttttaagttcattagaccacattcattctgtgtcagaaacctatgctgtgtcaactatttaattttagatttaaaaagtttgaagaagaaatctttaattgatttgtaaaatcttggcatttgttttgtgtaaaaaaaacccatgtaatgtcaaaaatttgatcacaatccaaattcagagctgtatcatgcttgaatgttttgtccatacttgccccaactgttcagggttcgacctctgcggtcgtataaagctgcgccctgcggagcacctggttcagaTTTGCTGTAGACCTCAATTGTTTTTGCAGCTCTAGGATGGGACATGTTTGATTGTGTTTTTTCAGATTTGCTGTAGACCTCAATTGTTTTTGCAGCTCTAGGATGGGACATGTTTGATTGTGTTTTTTCAGATTTGCTGTAGACCTGGTTGTTTGTTAAGCTTGATGATGTGACTTGTTTGATAGTGTTTTTCAAATTTGCTGTAGAGCAGCTCTAGGATGTGAcaagtttgattttgtttttcagaTTTGCTGTAGACCTCAATTGTTTTTGCAGCTCTAGGATGGGACATGTTTGATTGTGTTTTTTCAGATTTGCTGTAGACCTCAATTGTTTTTGCAGCTCTAGGATGGGACATGTTTGATTGTGTTTTTTCAGATTTGCTGTAGACCTCAATTGTTTTTGCAGCTCTAGGATGGGACATGTTTGATTGTGTTTTTTCAGATTTGCTGTAGACCTCAATTGTTTTTGCAGCTCTAGGATGGGACATGTTTGATTGTGTTTTTTCAGATTTGCTGTAGACCTGGTTGTTTGTTAAGCTTGATGATGTGACTTGTTTGATAGTGTTTTTCAAATTTGCTGTAGAGCAGCTCTAGGATGTGAcaagtttgattttgtttttcagaTTTGCTGTAGACATGGTTGTTAGTGCAGCTCTAGGATGTGACATGTTTGATTGTGTTTTTTCAGATTTGCTGTAGACCTGGTTGTTTGTGCAGCTCTAGGATGTGACATGTTTGATTGTGTTTTTCCAACAAGGACAGCTGTAGGTTTCTTAATTTAGatatacatacaaaataaaaaaatcattacacaTATTTATATTATCACTAGAGAACAAACTGTGTTTTATTGGAATAACTGTTAAAACTTGATGAACATCTTCCCACATGATTAAAATGGAGAAATTTGTTATTAATGGAATTCTGAAAACAATCATATATTTATCATTCTTAAAACAGTCCTTAAAAGGAAATAGATAAAAGTGACATTTGAATGGACTGTATAACATTTTATATTGTGCTGCAACTGTCAATATAAATGGTCATTTGCCTTTAAAGTGATAAAAGGAATAAACTTATAAATTGTGTTCCTCAATTAATTTGTCATAAATGATAATTTCATCAACACCCCAAAAGGACACAGTTAAATGCAGTCATTTATGGTCTGCAGTTGTATGATAACAAAGGATTTCAAAAAGTGTTTTCAcctatttaaatattaaaacatttgaacatGATTAAGTTTACCTAAATACttatgatttgtttgtttttataggtatccatttttttttttcggaaatagaataatttgtttattttttaaggtTATCTGATTTTGTGGTTTCATCTTTTGTTCTTAGCAAAACTAATAaagaattgtttttcatttgagtatttttttttaaaagttgtgatTTTCCTTTACCAGTTCccacaaaaacttaaaaaaaatggtttctaACAAATAGTATCTTCTTTGAACAACCTAAGATAAATTGAACTGTGACATATagttatattaattataaaaacctTCATCAGGACTGTATAATCTGTGGCAGCTATTCATGTAAGGTTGACTATACTGGCTGACAcaaaatttaaagtttattttcatttcagaGATTTGGAACAGCTTTGGTGCCCAGTGGTCAGTTGAATCTGAAGTCAAAAATCTTTTCATCTGATTTTCGTCCTATTGATGATAAATGTAAATGTTCCACATGTAAAAATTACACAAGAGCATATCTTCACACTATAGTCACCAATGAAACTGTGGCGTGTCATCTGTTGTCAGTGCATAATGTTGCATATCAGGTATTGTATAATGTGTATTCAGTTAGGAAGCTACTATTAAACTTCAAGGGGGTGTTAAGGTTTTTTGTTTGATTCAGaatttttagctcatctggcctgaagggccaagtgagcttttctcatcactttatgtccgtcgtcgtcgttgtctgttaacttttacaaaaatcttctcctctgcaactacttggccaaattaaaccaaacttgaccacaatcatcattagggtatctagtttaaaaaatgtgtccggtgacctggccaaacaaccaagatggccaccatggctaaaaatagaacataggggtaaaatgcagtttttggcttataactcaaaacccaaagcatttagagcaaatctgacagggataaaattgtttatcaggtcaagttctatctgccctgaaattttcagatgaatcgaacaacccgttgttgggttgctgcccctgaattggtaattttaaggaaattttgctgtttttggttattatcttgaatattattatagatagaaataaactgtaaaatgcaataatgttcaacaaagtaagatttacaaataagtcaacatgaccgaaatggtcagttgacccctttaggagttattgccctttatgtttaatttttaaccatttttcgtaaatcttagtaatcttttagaaaaatcttcttctttgaaactgcttggccaaattaaaccatacatggccataatcatcattggggtatctagtttaaaaaacgTGTCCaatgactcggccaaccaaccaagatggccgccatggctaaaaatataacataggggtaaaatacatttttttgcttataactcaaataccaaagcatttagagcaaatctgacatgggataaaattgtttatcaggtcaagatctacctgctctgaaattttcagatgaatcggacaacctgttgttgggtttctgcccctgaattggtaattttatggaaattttgctgtttttggttattatcttgaatattattatagatagagataaactgtaaactgcaataatgttcagcaaagtaagatttacaaataagtcaacatgaccaaaatggtcagttgacccccttatgagttattgccctttatagtcaattattaacaattttcataaaatttgtaaattttcacatcttccactgaaactactgggccaagttcattacagatactagagataattgtaaacagcaagaatgtttagtaaagtaagatctacaaacacatcaccatcaccaaaacacaattttgtcatgaatccatctgtgtcctttgtttaatattcacatagaagttcattatagatactagagataattgtaagcagcaagaatgtttagtaaagtaagatctacaaacacatcaccatcaccaaaacacaattttgtcatgaatccaactgtgtcctttgtttaatattcacatagaccaaggtgagcgacacaggctctttagagcctctactTTTTTGTGTAAAGCAATTTTTTTTAGatagattttttaaataatttgttttttcaaattttaacactATTAGGTATGTGGAAAATTTGgattcagaattaaaaaaatttttCATATACTTGACCTCCAtaaatttttttcattgaatcggggagtaaattattttttttaggaaaattctATAACCCCCCTGCCCCTTAAAGTTAAATGGTAGTTCTCTTATTTTCAGGGATACAAATATGAATAAAGAATCAATTGTATTTTCATTGATAATTTATTTCCTGGTTTtaccaaagtctgcatacaagttaATAGAAAATTTCTacttaaacaattttattttcttgttcagaattttaaaaaatgaaagacagTGCTTTGGTAATGTTATggtttattacatatttttctaaCCCATCTTGTTGATAAATTAATTTACTTAGAAATAAGATtccaactccctcaggcaaagtttgcTTAGGCTTAAGGTTCCTTTTTGTCAAATAGCATGTAACATTTCTACATATTTATACATCCCTTGCTTTTAAATGATTTggtttgagcattcctgatgaaaatagattaaaaaaagttCCAAGGACATACAAAATTTTCAGgtgatcatttttattttattgacatCACTAGTGACATTTCTGCACTAAGTCACTCAGATTATTTGAacctatttatttaaaaataaaattcataattttgaaagGTTTAGAAGAATGTTACTATTCTAGCATGTTAAGGATCTAATGGCCTTATCATATATCCTCCTTTTAGACATAGTACTTTTACAACTACTTAAATGTGATAATAATGAGATAACTGCAGTGCTAAAATATATTGAAACATAAAAATTGATTATCATTAATTTCCTTTTTAAAAGCATTTGCTTTTATGGTCATCGTGtaaatgacattttgtttatgTGAAATAGAGTGCACACAGTTTTCATTCTACAGTTCTTTGAAGATCGTGTAAAAGTAGGTGTTTGCTTGACTTTTGTatagaaaatacattttatttgattAAGCATTCCgcaaacaaaatattgaaaagaagTTTAATAGTTAACCCTTTTACTTAGAAATTTTGATCCACTAAAGGTTACGTAACACTGACAGACTTCATTTACAAACGCAGTGATTCAAGAAATTCTGTGCCCTCTATCAGCTAATCTCAATCCATCTTATTACCCGTTTAAAGTTTACCAACACCAATAATTTTATGTTGTACAAATTAAATTTTGCTGTTATAAAAGAATAAATAGGGGCTCTCTTgcttgttaaaatataaaaatactttTGTTAATTTAATCGGAGTATCATATTGGTAAACCTTACTGTATTTGTCAATCTGCATCAAGTCATGTTTCTTTACATGTGATTAAGATATAGCATTACCGGACTGGTTCAAGATGCCAGGTATTTCGTATGGAAACAGTTTAAGTGAAACTAActaaattttgacattttcttcttctgtaagaTATACGTCAAATGCTGTTTCCAGCTCCATAACCCTTTGATTTAGTCAATATTTAAGTTAGCAAaccaaatttgttaaaagcaTATAGACGACCTTCAAAATTTGTGCACTGTCTCAAAAATTTCATATGTCAAAATGCAAATGTTTTAACGTCACGGTAAGAACCAATTGTTCAATAACTTTGTTTACACCAATTGACGCCACATAAACGGATGAAACTCATTCATAAAACACAACTGGAGATTGGTGTATAgtgaaaatgtatatatatatgtactatcATTGAATGTACATAAATAATCTTTTGATTGTTTGAATCATTTGATCTCATTTATTACATATGCCACacatatcttcttttatttatattttgtaaaacaacTAATTATAACTTGTCTTTTCCAGTTGAATTTAATGAAGTCTGTCCATGATAGTATAAAAGAAGACAATTTTCCACAGTTTATAAAGGCATTCTTTATCCAGCAGTTTCCAAACAAAGACTTTCCTCAGTGGGCTATAGATGCATTAGATTCAGTTAATGTTAAACTAAATGTAAATACACCAGACAATGGCCAGTCTTCAGTAGATGTAAAGAATAAAGTCACTGACtctttaaatatagaaaattctAAAATATCATGATGCTAATAAATTCATTGGTAACTCATATAGTTATTTTTGGTGCCTCTGAAATATTTCTGGGAAACTTGAAGTCACTGATTGACCACTACATTAAGAATTATTATTCTTCTATTGCATTTGCACTTCTGTCAACATAAACATACTTCAACTCATTATTTTATCATGATTGACCACTACATtaagaattattatttttctattgcATTTGCATTTCTGTCAACATAAAAATGCTTCAACTCATTATTTTATCCTTCTCGatgcttaaaaatatatataggaattAAAGTTCTTGAAAATGTTTAGTATGCAAATATGAACTATTTTATTAATGGTTCCCAAGTGATACCTTATTTGTGCATTGAATAAATTACCTTGCTCCAGGGTTCACCTAGACAAAACTTGGCAATTAATGTAATAACCTCTGCCCATATGATCAGTGATGGATCTAAAGGGGGGATTCTGGGGGGTTGGAACCGCCCTTTTTTTTTgcacgatcaatgcatttgaatggttgacatatagttggaacccccctttatcctgggttgggaacccccctttttaaatggctggatccacccctgatgATATTCACATGTGTACGAGTATTCACAGTCAGTTATCATGTATACTAGTTTACTGGTACATTAAGCTGTATGATTTAGTGTACAGTTACATCTTAGAGACTGAGCCTGTGGCATAAAGATGAAATTCATATGCTTGACATTTTACAGTCCACTGcaggacatatgttttgcaccccccctttgccctgggtgccctgggttagcaccccccctttcgaaaattcctgcatccgcccctgcactGGCTTTGAATATTAAAACTAAATTCAGTTCAAAGTTAAACAGTGATCTTGaatcaaatacatataaaatactggcatttttgtttttgataccgACTTTATCAGCAAGAATATCATGCCAGCCCGCTGGGGGGGCTTAGGGTGAGCTTATATTCGAGCTGATGAAGGCGGTAtccaaaaataaaatgacattatTCTC from Mytilus galloprovincialis chromosome 2, xbMytGall1.hap1.1, whole genome shotgun sequence encodes:
- the LOC143063936 gene encoding queuine tRNA-ribosyltransferase catalytic subunit 1-like → MTSKAHALSLKILAECSTTKARACHMTLPHSIVETPVFMPVGTQGTLKGLLPEQLEELDCKIMLGNTYHLGNRPGPELLEKAGGLHKFMNWNRSLLTDSGGFQMVSLLKLAEITEEGVKFQSPHDGSKMMLTPEKSIEIQNSIGADIIMQLDDVVHSSTTGERLEEAMWRTIRWLDRCIKAHKRPHDQSIFPIVQGGLDPELRKKCAYELIKRDVNGYAIGGLSGGEEKQDFWRMVSLSTDILPDDKPRYLMGVGFAVDLVVCAALGCDMFDCVFPTRTARFGTALVPSGQLNLKSKIFSSDFRPIDDKCKCSTCKNYTRAYLHTIVTNETVACHLLSVHNVAYQLNLMKSVHDSIKEDNFPQFIKAFFIQQFPNKDFPQWAIDALDSVNVKLNVNTPDNGQSSVDVKNKVTDSLNIENSKIS